A section of the Triticum dicoccoides isolate Atlit2015 ecotype Zavitan chromosome 7A, WEW_v2.0, whole genome shotgun sequence genome encodes:
- the LOC119328927 gene encoding uncharacterized protein LOC119328927: protein MAVKLTLPAQALLSQVAKLGSLLALLLLALLLPAFLRVAYGYLLFNGIVLALGIQAFVGSTASIADESSSTDHAVPPVGVAASPFQRAGSVRPDDRTTVADDDRVVVPAYVASNIIELKTKTKEVVLKVLKKCPSTASIFFLSALNGSQAGGEEKGRQEEQDDFQVDLLDGDVTMSRQELFANTERFIGNFHKELRMQRQ from the exons ATGGCGGTCAAGCTCACGCTCCCAGCGCAAGCACTGCTCTCCCAG GTGGCCAAGCTGGgctccctcctcgccctcctccttctcGCGCTGCTGCTGCCCGCCTTCCTCAGGGTCGCCTACGGCTACCTCCTCTTCAACGGCATCGTTCTCGCGCTCGGAATCCAGGCCTTCGTCGGCAGCACAGCTTCCATCGCCGACGAGTCCTCGAGTACCGATCACGCTGTCCCGCCTGTAGGCGTGGCCGCCTCGCCGTTCCAGAGGGCTGGATCAGTCCGTCCCGACGACCGGACGACGGTTGCGGATGATGATCGTGTGGTGGTTCCTGCTTATGTAGCGAGTAATATAATCGAGCTGAAGACAAAGACCAAGGAGGTGGTGCTGAAGGTGCTGAAGAAGTGCCCGTCGACGGCGAGCATCTTCTTCCTCAGCGCGCTGAACGGCAGCCAGGCCGGCGGAGAGGAAAAGGGACGGCAAGAGGAGCAGGATGATTTTCAGGTCGACCTGTTGGACGGCGACGTGACGATGAGTCGGCAGGAGCTTTTCGCCAACACGGAGAGGTTCATCGGCAATTTCCACAAGGAGCTCAGGATGCAGAGACAGTAG